In Lentilitoribacter sp. Alg239-R112, the following proteins share a genomic window:
- a CDS encoding delta-class carbonic anhydrase codes for MTVKQLTTFATAASIIAISTVSAISGSASHSASDEVIAKQRANLARNTEGLGFGPQSPRDLDTATGKNTRSFATAPTYAEMNLCNIHFHENAEHKGGEFTTYAGNGDGKGYGTGFKYDGVLTEAELTPAKMEYGDKGHGGLIPGDTIETHFVHTTALVKPGPTLGSCLSPSIGNPQLRVETVVMVLVNDESAANFIEIAEVGNIDGYAQAVNLPNYLGDAVQYDGSTTGPGYNEKGSPFQVSWSVRPKVLKVNIETVGAWLEDNIFDEDHAHGVRNLIVNPDLISTIGK; via the coding sequence GTGCGTCACACAGCGCATCAGATGAAGTGATTGCCAAACAACGAGCAAACCTTGCAAGAAACACTGAAGGCCTTGGCTTTGGCCCACAATCACCTCGTGATCTTGATACAGCGACAGGTAAAAATACACGTTCGTTTGCAACCGCGCCGACTTACGCAGAGATGAACTTGTGCAACATTCACTTCCACGAAAATGCTGAACATAAGGGTGGCGAGTTCACCACATATGCAGGCAATGGTGATGGCAAAGGCTATGGCACAGGTTTTAAGTATGATGGCGTGCTAACAGAGGCTGAACTTACGCCTGCCAAAATGGAGTATGGAGATAAAGGCCATGGCGGTCTTATTCCCGGCGATACAATTGAAACACATTTTGTGCACACAACCGCACTGGTAAAGCCTGGACCTACACTTGGTTCCTGTCTGAGCCCTTCTATTGGCAATCCGCAATTGCGTGTTGAAACTGTTGTTATGGTGCTTGTGAACGATGAAAGTGCTGCGAACTTCATAGAAATTGCCGAGGTTGGCAATATCGACGGGTACGCGCAGGCCGTAAATCTTCCAAATTATCTCGGAGATGCTGTTCAATATGATGGTTCAACAACAGGCCCCGGCTACAATGAAAAAGGCTCGCCATTCCAAGTATCATGGAGTGTTCGTCCAAAGGTTTTAAAAGTGAACATCGAAACAGTTGGCGCTTGGTTGGAAGACAATATCTTTGATGAAGATCACGCCCATGGCGTTCGCAATCTTATTGTGAACCCCGACTTGATCTCTACAATTGGAAAATAG
- a CDS encoding ricin-type beta-trefoil lectin domain protein codes for MADVSWIKVLLAGCIAIASIGVSANLVAANSNPPNIQTPAPIIHLKDNLDEKDNLGFCIDTVGRGPSDRAHVHSCKPLNGSTERSDVQFIYDPETGHIMSAAYDNLCLEIVPTSDVEVEFHLSACENKPLQNFTFDAESSELHLTDDYALCLAAGQTSRSAGPFMSRDLQLNDCDDLDPALKQWVVVSK; via the coding sequence GTGGCGGACGTGAGCTGGATAAAGGTTTTATTGGCGGGCTGCATAGCAATCGCATCTATCGGCGTCAGTGCAAATTTGGTTGCCGCAAATTCCAATCCTCCCAATATACAAACGCCTGCGCCTATCATCCATCTGAAAGATAATCTGGATGAGAAGGATAATCTTGGCTTTTGCATTGATACTGTAGGACGAGGACCGTCAGACAGGGCACATGTACATTCCTGCAAGCCTTTAAATGGCTCTACAGAGCGCAGCGATGTGCAATTTATTTATGATCCGGAAACGGGCCACATCATGTCAGCAGCCTATGATAATCTATGTCTGGAAATTGTGCCCACAAGTGATGTCGAAGTCGAATTTCACCTCAGCGCCTGCGAAAATAAACCATTGCAGAACTTCACCTTTGATGCGGAGAGTTCTGAGTTGCATCTTACAGATGATTATGCGCTCTGTTTGGCAGCGGGCCAAACCAGCCGCAGCGCAGGGCCATTTATGTCACGTGACTTGCAGCTTAATGATTGTGATGATCTTGATCCTGCGCTCAAGCAATGGGTTGTTGTTTCCAAATAA
- a CDS encoding HigA family addiction module antitoxin gives MNRIFAKQKNDDPEHPGLILQRAMKDHNMTPLAFAKAIGISKMELEKLFDGKTSITRATAGKFGRYFGNGSGAWINMQALWDERKT, from the coding sequence ATGAACCGGATATTTGCCAAGCAAAAAAATGATGACCCAGAACATCCGGGCCTTATTTTGCAGCGTGCGATGAAAGATCACAACATGACCCCGCTCGCGTTTGCCAAGGCAATTGGTATTTCTAAAATGGAGTTGGAGAAGTTGTTTGATGGCAAAACCAGCATTACCCGTGCCACGGCAGGAAAATTTGGACGCTACTTTGGAAATGGTTCTGGTGCATGGATAAACATGCAGGCACTGTGGGATGAGCGCAAAACATAA
- a CDS encoding agmatine deiminase family protein — protein sequence MKRREFVRSSAALAAFASLGGDWVRGNMINKASAASHSHLHVPPEEAPHELTFMQWPVNRQVHPDQEFLDILQRTIADIANAISEFEPVILCAAKEDQRRAKTLLSSRVELWDIPTEDLWARDSGPLFAVQNGELVISHIQFNGWGNNQVHMRDGKIAAQIAQHLGVPLVSSGLQGEAGGVEHDGHGLLMAHESSWVNDNRNKGLSRDEVEARLLAAYGATRMIWAQGVKGEDITDYHIDSLARFTGAGRVLINLPDELDEDDPFHMAALETYEALEAADLDVEVIPEPEVRRVDSVDFVASYANYYACNGAVIAAQFGDDETDKIAADALARHYPNREIITLNVDALGEVGGGIHCATQQMPKVVVKT from the coding sequence ATGAAAAGAAGGGAATTTGTTAGATCTTCTGCGGCATTGGCAGCGTTTGCTTCCTTGGGTGGTGACTGGGTGAGAGGTAATATGATCAATAAAGCCAGTGCGGCTTCGCACTCGCACCTTCATGTTCCGCCCGAAGAGGCACCGCATGAACTCACATTTATGCAATGGCCGGTGAATCGCCAAGTGCATCCAGATCAGGAGTTTCTCGACATTCTGCAACGCACAATTGCTGATATTGCCAATGCTATATCGGAGTTTGAGCCTGTAATTCTGTGCGCGGCCAAAGAGGATCAGCGCCGTGCCAAAACTCTGTTGTCATCCAGGGTGGAGCTTTGGGATATTCCGACAGAAGATTTGTGGGCGCGGGATTCTGGACCTTTATTTGCTGTGCAAAATGGTGAGCTTGTTATCAGCCACATTCAGTTCAATGGTTGGGGCAACAATCAGGTGCATATGCGCGATGGCAAGATTGCAGCTCAGATAGCGCAGCACCTTGGCGTGCCGCTTGTTTCCAGCGGTCTGCAAGGCGAGGCGGGCGGTGTGGAGCATGACGGGCATGGGCTTTTAATGGCGCATGAAAGCTCGTGGGTGAATGATAACCGCAATAAGGGTCTCTCCCGCGATGAGGTTGAGGCGAGATTGCTCGCCGCCTATGGTGCGACGCGTATGATTTGGGCGCAGGGCGTTAAAGGTGAGGATATTACCGATTATCATATCGATAGTTTGGCACGGTTTACAGGCGCTGGCCGTGTGTTGATCAATTTGCCAGATGAGCTGGATGAAGATGATCCGTTCCATATGGCGGCGTTGGAGACATATGAGGCATTAGAAGCGGCCGATCTTGATGTTGAGGTGATCCCCGAGCCAGAAGTTCGCCGCGTTGATAGTGTGGATTTTGTGGCATCTTATGCCAATTATTATGCCTGCAATGGTGCTGTGATTGCCGCCCAGTTTGGCGATGATGAAACGGACAAGATCGCCGCTGATGCACTTGCGCGGCATTATCCGAACCGTGAGATCATCACGCTGAATGTTGATGCATTGGGTGAGGTTGGCGGTGGCATTCACTGCGCTACCCAGCAGATGCCTAAAGTTGTAGTCAAAACTTAA
- a CDS encoding DUF1376 domain-containing protein codes for MSDPWFKFYPSDWLSGTRGLTPAETGVYITLVCMMYENDGQLMRGGAKQDARLARRCGCTFAAFKKIINNLIVEKKLTDHNGALSNRRVQKELNERMNRVQKASDAAQQKWAKARRNSEQNQSNIPAPTYPSHSASDANYQNQNQKTYKKSSNGYVKAETPLQRVSRNIAAGQNLGGQHDD; via the coding sequence ATGAGTGATCCTTGGTTTAAGTTTTATCCCTCTGACTGGCTGTCTGGTACGCGTGGCCTGACACCAGCAGAAACGGGCGTTTACATCACGCTTGTATGTATGATGTATGAAAATGATGGTCAGCTTATGCGCGGTGGTGCCAAGCAGGATGCGCGGCTTGCCCGGCGTTGTGGTTGCACCTTCGCTGCATTTAAAAAGATCATCAACAATCTGATTGTTGAGAAAAAACTAACCGATCACAACGGAGCATTGAGCAATAGGCGCGTTCAAAAAGAGCTGAATGAACGCATGAATCGTGTTCAAAAAGCAAGCGATGCCGCGCAGCAAAAATGGGCCAAAGCGCGGAGAAATAGCGAGCAAAATCAAAGCAATATTCCTGCTCCGACTTATCCTTCGCATAGTGCGAGCGATGCCAATTACCAGAACCAGAATCAGAAGACTTATAAAAAGAGTTCCAATGGCTATGTAAAAGCAGAAACGCCGCTTCAGCGCGTGTCTCGTAATATTGCCGCGGGGCAAAATCTGGGTGGTCAACATGATGACTGA
- a CDS encoding S24 family peptidase yields MDYIQLLRIMLDDTTQEDLARDLGTTQATISRWLSGQEPRGSAIERIRALARSRRLANSSITSETMADEHLGTDDIAERAKPSGFSDSGFFDGDLTRPLHAPKRGQNKPRHTASKSGSNRNTVHEGGDIANFTIHAGMGNGGTLSVQVDEDGMAIDPSDSDGFWSFPEQVKAGWREMTKTYAMPVTGDSMEPTLTNGSYVFVDTSHNYPSPPDLYAVNYGHGLMIKRLELLPEDRVNVISDNERYSDFEFHASEVEVYGRVVASFQWRG; encoded by the coding sequence ATGGACTATATCCAGCTACTTCGCATCATGCTTGATGACACAACACAGGAGGATTTGGCGCGAGATCTTGGCACCACGCAAGCCACCATTTCGCGCTGGCTGTCCGGGCAAGAGCCGCGTGGATCTGCTATCGAACGCATCCGCGCGCTGGCCCGCTCACGCCGCCTGGCCAATAGTTCAATAACGAGCGAAACAATGGCTGATGAGCATTTAGGGACAGATGATATTGCTGAAAGAGCTAAGCCAAGCGGCTTTTCCGACAGTGGGTTTTTTGATGGTGATCTGACCAGACCTTTACATGCGCCCAAGCGCGGACAAAATAAACCTCGTCATACTGCATCTAAATCAGGCTCAAACCGCAACACCGTTCACGAAGGCGGAGATATAGCAAATTTCACCATTCACGCCGGTATGGGCAATGGCGGAACCTTATCAGTGCAAGTTGATGAAGATGGCATGGCGATAGACCCGTCTGATAGCGATGGTTTTTGGTCTTTTCCCGAGCAGGTAAAAGCTGGATGGCGGGAGATGACCAAAACATATGCCATGCCTGTGACGGGCGATTCTATGGAGCCCACGCTGACCAATGGCTCATATGTCTTTGTTGATACATCCCACAACTACCCCTCCCCGCCAGACCTATATGCGGTGAACTACGGTCATGGGCTGATGATCAAACGGTTGGAACTTTTGCCAGAAGACCGCGTCAACGTTATCTCCGACAACGAACGCTATTCGGATTTTGAGTTTCACGCCTCGGAAGTGGAAGTCTATGGCCGCGTTGTCGCCAGCTTCCAATGGAGGGGATAG
- a CDS encoding tetratricopeptide repeat protein — translation MKSKIFKTGTEATTALVCASCIFATAPAFATGAAVLLGAAKLYDYYNANKARFGKNSATLQKAVEKALAENRQGFAQRYRENSDIEEELTRIENNFREKLPLCKFEIPHIADAVKNPDGFAATMAGKVLAGLAGVDEEFSEQQNQALPYLFIQSSLESGFKAAVLDPDNFKDIAPEILTDMASTLANIHLVIHEIGQDVKAIRDELERIGVLKSSDLTPEQEFQTLVDQFQLPLNELLGLIAGVLDQHVAPQNFGQMLDVAKAALEKVKTDYQRLSRLSNDVPEIGPFLDKARAALENHQAIDLKQAQTELRAARREYDARTEKRFNEEKENSAQMIVLEAQMAQAQSNVDEAAALYDEAIEKVAHNLQLKRDYLWNKAAMLYDFGQYASDPKWLKNSIDSWEVLLRVSPRDDDPDTWAGVQVNLGNALQELGERSSDDDLLHQAVAAYRAALEEWTQDKVLLQWAMTQNNLGTALRALGERSSDDDLLHQAIDAYRTALTEWTQDKVPLDWAMTQNNLGTALKVLGVRSSDDDLLHQAIAAYRAALTERTQDKVPLQWAGTQNNLGNALRTLGQRSSDDDLLHQAIAAYRAALEEWTQDKVPLQWATTQNNLGNALQALGERSSDDDLLHQAVAAYRAALTERTQDKVPLGWAATQNNLGNALKVLGGRSSDDDLLHQAIAAYRAALEEWTQDKVPLQWATTQNNLGNALQALGERSSDDDLLHQAVAAYRAALEEWTQDKVLLDWAGTQNNLGIAYGVLARMNNDEAMAKKSIAAFKLALEERRKDNAPYQHQQTKKNLAIAEQILADIRAGKAQ, via the coding sequence ATGAAGAGCAAAATCTTTAAAACAGGAACCGAGGCGACAACTGCGCTTGTGTGTGCCTCGTGCATATTTGCAACTGCGCCAGCATTTGCAACAGGGGCGGCGGTGCTGTTGGGTGCGGCAAAACTCTACGATTACTACAATGCCAACAAAGCCAGATTTGGCAAAAATAGTGCCACCCTGCAAAAAGCGGTCGAAAAAGCCCTTGCTGAAAATCGCCAAGGCTTTGCACAGCGTTATCGCGAAAATTCTGACATTGAGGAAGAATTGACGCGGATTGAGAATAATTTCCGAGAAAAACTACCACTTTGCAAGTTTGAAATTCCGCATATTGCTGATGCTGTTAAAAACCCTGATGGTTTTGCTGCCACGATGGCAGGTAAAGTACTTGCCGGACTGGCAGGTGTTGACGAAGAATTCAGCGAACAACAAAACCAAGCATTGCCTTATCTTTTCATTCAGTCCTCGCTTGAATCAGGGTTTAAGGCCGCTGTTCTTGATCCTGATAATTTCAAAGACATCGCGCCTGAGATTTTAACCGACATGGCATCAACTTTGGCAAATATTCACCTCGTGATCCATGAGATTGGGCAAGATGTGAAGGCGATACGTGATGAGCTTGAGCGCATTGGTGTTTTAAAATCAAGTGATCTCACGCCAGAGCAGGAGTTCCAGACGCTTGTTGACCAGTTTCAACTCCCCTTAAACGAGTTGCTGGGCCTCATTGCAGGTGTGCTGGATCAGCACGTTGCGCCGCAGAATTTTGGCCAAATGCTGGATGTGGCCAAGGCGGCACTGGAGAAGGTTAAAACCGATTATCAGCGCCTGTCGCGCCTTTCCAACGACGTGCCGGAAATCGGACCGTTTTTGGATAAAGCCCGAGCCGCGCTGGAAAATCATCAAGCCATTGATCTCAAGCAAGCGCAAACCGAGTTGAGAGCCGCACGACGCGAATATGATGCTCGCACAGAAAAACGTTTTAATGAGGAGAAAGAAAATTCAGCGCAGATGATTGTGCTGGAAGCGCAAATGGCCCAGGCGCAATCGAATGTGGATGAGGCAGCCGCGCTTTATGATGAAGCCATTGAAAAGGTGGCGCATAATCTACAGCTCAAACGCGATTATCTCTGGAATAAAGCAGCAATGCTTTACGACTTTGGGCAATATGCGAGCGATCCAAAATGGCTGAAGAATTCAATCGATAGTTGGGAGGTGCTTTTGAGAGTTTCTCCGCGTGATGATGATCCGGACACTTGGGCAGGAGTCCAAGTTAATCTTGGCAACGCGCTACAGGAACTAGGCGAGCGGTCCTCTGATGATGACCTGTTGCATCAGGCGGTTGCGGCCTATCGTGCGGCTCTTGAGGAATGGACGCAGGATAAAGTTCTGCTCCAATGGGCGATGACACAAAACAATCTTGGCACTGCGCTAAGGGCGCTTGGCGAGCGTTCATCAGATGATGATCTGTTGCATCAGGCGATTGACGCCTATCGGACAGCACTGACAGAGTGGACGCAAGACAAAGTGCCACTGGATTGGGCGATGACACAAAACAATCTTGGCACTGCGCTAAAGGTGCTTGGCGTGCGTTCCTCAGATGATGATCTGTTGCATCAGGCGATTGCGGCCTATCGTGCAGCGCTGACGGAGCGGACGCAGGACAAAGTGCCGCTCCAATGGGCGGGAACGCAAAACAATCTTGGCAATGCGCTACGGACGCTTGGTCAACGTTCATCTGATGATGACCTGTTGCATCAGGCGATTGCGGCCTATCGCGCGGCTCTTGAGGAGTGGACGCAAGACAAAGTGCCGCTCCAATGGGCGACGACACAAAACAATCTTGGCAATGCGCTTCAGGCGCTTGGCGAGCGGTCCTCTGATGATGACCTGTTGCATCAGGCGGTTGCGGCCTATCGTGCAGCGTTGACGGAGCGGACGCAAGACAAAGTGCCGCTGGGTTGGGCGGCAACACAAAACAATCTTGGCAATGCGCTAAAGGTGCTTGGCGGGCGTTCCTCTGATGATGACCTGTTGCATCAGGCGATTGCAGCCTATCGCGCGGCTCTTGAGGAGTGGACGCAAGACAAAGTGCCGCTCCAATGGGCGACGACACAAAACAATCTTGGCAATGCGCTTCAGGCGCTTGGCGAGCGGTCCTCTGATGATGACCTGTTGCATCAGGCGGTTGCGGCCTATCGTGCGGCTCTTGAGGAATGGACGCAGGATAAAGTTCTGCTGGATTGGGCGGGAACGCAAAACAATCTTGGTATCGCCTATGGAGTTCTTGCGCGAATGAACAATGACGAAGCCATGGCCAAAAAATCGATTGCTGCATTTAAACTGGCGCTGGAAGAACGCCGTAAAGACAATGCGCCCTATCAACATCAGCAGACGAAAAAAAATCTTGCGATTGCGGAACAGATTTTGGCCGATATCCGCGCCGGCAAAGCGCAATAG
- a CDS encoding YoaP domain-containing protein — protein MKIKARGRAWTPFLLMLLTCINDNCRVNCILLAISARSHVDMPDYITLTPDTLPDAHICCAISDKKCTQGYGAKKGWLSAQYAHGYRFRRLDERGKVFIEYGPGDAAWMPVVAPQWMVMGCFWVSGKFKGSGHGKALLQDALDAAKAKGYAGLVSIAGKKKMHFQSDGKWLLRQGFKEVDTLNTGFSLLALTAEPGAEAALPAFAQSARDGLPPDTKGVSVYYSNRCPFTDYHIKTSLKETCEKRGLDWTAHKLDTLKAAQNAPTPATIFSLFIDGKFITTDVSVCMDKRFDKVVEKALK, from the coding sequence GTGAAGATCAAAGCGCGAGGCCGCGCATGGACGCCATTTCTGCTGATGCTTTTGACATGCATCAATGACAATTGCCGCGTAAATTGTATATTATTGGCAATCAGCGCAAGGAGCCACGTCGATATGCCGGATTATATCACACTAACGCCTGACACATTGCCGGATGCGCATATTTGCTGCGCGATTTCTGACAAGAAATGCACCCAAGGATATGGCGCGAAAAAGGGCTGGTTATCGGCGCAATATGCCCACGGATACAGATTTCGTCGGCTGGATGAACGCGGCAAAGTGTTCATTGAATATGGCCCGGGCGATGCCGCATGGATGCCTGTTGTCGCCCCGCAATGGATGGTAATGGGCTGCTTTTGGGTTTCAGGCAAGTTCAAAGGCAGTGGGCATGGCAAAGCATTGCTGCAAGATGCATTAGATGCTGCCAAGGCAAAGGGGTATGCCGGGCTTGTCTCGATTGCTGGCAAAAAGAAAATGCACTTTCAAAGCGATGGAAAATGGCTGTTACGACAGGGTTTTAAGGAAGTTGATACGCTTAATACGGGCTTTAGCCTGCTTGCACTTACAGCAGAACCGGGGGCAGAAGCCGCACTACCGGCCTTTGCACAAAGTGCACGTGACGGATTACCACCAGATACCAAGGGCGTGAGTGTATATTACTCCAACCGTTGCCCATTTACTGATTATCACATCAAAACATCACTCAAAGAAACCTGCGAGAAGCGCGGATTAGATTGGACTGCCCACAAATTAGATACGTTGAAAGCTGCCCAAAACGCCCCCACACCGGCAACAATCTTCTCGCTATTTATCGATGGAAAATTCATCACCACCGATGTGAGCGTGTGCATGGACAAGCGGTTTGACAAGGTTGTCGAGAAGGCACTCAAGTAA
- a CDS encoding helix-turn-helix transcriptional regulator: MASPSLDDLTDIAISFNEAVLNQDMWEPSLQKMANLFGGSFATFELIDKRHGHSIQHFDSSEIEIKDSYIQHYMPINPRIAFGNRAGAPQIMHDNIFMAEKEMDHHEFYADFLRPFDLRYFIALKAFETKGKVGIISVQKSARNGVATKDELRAFEYIAPSLKSTVKLHVQHGKMLTRMQGFENAFEISDRGILLLNEDGQINEMNATAISIFRKNDGLTYAKGRLHCSSAQIGKKLDSALRQDDSDDFHKHRAQNFLIPRPSGDAPYQISIQPITAHQENRRQSGNGFMILITDPTHSHTLEINELMDGFGLTTAEANVALMIANGKTAQEITAELCVALPTIRTHIQRVMQKMSINRQIDIARILTRYM; this comes from the coding sequence ATGGCAAGTCCAAGCCTTGATGATCTGACAGACATCGCTATCAGCTTTAATGAGGCTGTTCTTAATCAGGATATGTGGGAACCTTCGCTGCAGAAGATGGCGAACCTATTTGGTGGTTCTTTCGCTACATTTGAGTTGATCGATAAACGACACGGCCACTCCATACAACATTTTGATAGCTCTGAGATCGAAATCAAAGACAGCTATATCCAACATTATATGCCGATTAACCCGCGAATTGCTTTTGGGAACAGAGCCGGTGCGCCGCAGATCATGCATGATAATATCTTTATGGCTGAAAAGGAGATGGATCACCATGAGTTCTATGCAGATTTTTTGCGCCCCTTTGATCTCCGGTATTTTATAGCGTTGAAAGCCTTTGAAACCAAAGGCAAAGTGGGCATTATCTCAGTTCAAAAAAGCGCACGTAACGGTGTTGCAACAAAAGACGAACTTCGGGCATTTGAGTATATCGCCCCCTCTCTCAAAAGCACTGTTAAACTGCATGTTCAACATGGCAAAATGCTCACTCGAATGCAAGGTTTTGAAAACGCATTCGAGATTTCTGACAGGGGTATTTTACTACTAAATGAAGATGGCCAAATCAATGAAATGAATGCAACCGCTATCTCTATCTTTAGAAAAAATGATGGTCTTACCTACGCCAAAGGCAGATTACACTGTTCAAGTGCACAAATTGGCAAAAAGTTGGATAGCGCTCTGCGACAAGATGATTCCGATGATTTTCATAAGCACCGCGCTCAAAACTTCCTCATACCGCGACCATCTGGTGATGCCCCCTACCAGATCAGCATTCAACCAATTACCGCTCATCAAGAAAACCGCCGCCAATCTGGCAATGGGTTCATGATTTTAATCACCGATCCCACGCATAGCCACACGCTTGAAATCAACGAACTTATGGATGGTTTTGGCCTTACCACCGCAGAAGCAAATGTGGCGTTGATGATTGCCAATGGCAAAACCGCGCAAGAAATTACTGCCGAATTATGCGTAGCACTACCGACAATTCGTACACATATTCAACGTGTTATGCAGAAAATGTCAATTAACAGGCAGATTGATATAGCGCGAATTTTAACCCGCTACATGTAA
- a CDS encoding LysR family transcriptional regulator codes for MAEMRDLSLKSLEVFQACARCGSLSAAANAMAISTSTITHHIKKIENHLGIELFDHGKKPLSLTSTGESFLAEIEPALQILRQAQANANAEVMQSGRQFRFGAIEDFETEIVPDLAVFLNEKLPKMDFSYQIETSLTLLDMMRDRALDIGIMARPSAPIAAMTYQPILRDPFVIVVPESCDFDAEQFLSGETDIPYLQFHHSQMISQQIEAQLQRMQIKLPKRMRLGNNATLMALVAAGSGWAITTPLLYAHSKRSHGNVRLVNIPKQQFAREIGIFSSDDCPNQMLEMVRARLYELLHLHAIEPVHTTYPWLKDHFTIIN; via the coding sequence ATGGCTGAAATGAGGGATTTAAGCTTGAAATCCTTAGAGGTGTTTCAGGCATGTGCGCGTTGCGGTTCTTTAAGTGCAGCAGCAAATGCAATGGCCATTTCCACAAGTACGATTACCCACCATATCAAAAAAATCGAAAACCACCTCGGCATTGAACTCTTTGATCATGGCAAAAAGCCTTTGAGTTTAACATCAACGGGAGAGAGCTTTCTTGCCGAAATTGAACCCGCGCTGCAAATATTGCGACAAGCGCAAGCCAATGCGAATGCCGAAGTCATGCAGTCTGGCCGCCAATTTCGCTTTGGTGCTATTGAAGATTTTGAAACAGAAATCGTGCCTGATCTGGCGGTTTTTTTAAATGAAAAACTGCCGAAAATGGATTTTTCCTACCAGATTGAAACCAGCCTGACCTTGCTGGATATGATGCGTGATCGCGCCTTGGATATTGGCATTATGGCAAGACCATCTGCACCCATTGCCGCCATGACATATCAACCGATCCTACGTGATCCATTTGTTATAGTTGTGCCCGAAAGCTGTGATTTTGATGCAGAGCAATTTTTATCCGGTGAGACAGATATCCCCTATCTGCAGTTTCATCATTCGCAAATGATCTCCCAGCAGATCGAAGCGCAATTGCAGCGTATGCAGATCAAGCTGCCAAAGCGCATGCGGCTGGGAAATAACGCCACCCTGATGGCGCTTGTTGCTGCGGGTTCCGGCTGGGCTATCACCACGCCGCTACTATATGCGCACAGCAAGCGCAGCCATGGAAATGTACGTCTTGTTAACATACCAAAGCAGCAATTTGCGCGAGAAATTGGCATATTTTCCAGCGATGACTGCCCGAACCAGATGTTAGAGATGGTGCGTGCCAGATTATATGAACTTTTGCATCTTCACGCCATTGAACCAGTGCATACAACTTACCCCTGGCTGAAGGATCATTTTACCATCATAAATTAG